In the genome of Drosophila yakuba strain Tai18E2 chromosome 3R, Prin_Dyak_Tai18E2_2.1, whole genome shotgun sequence, one region contains:
- the LOC6536679 gene encoding xylulose kinase, with protein sequence MGPPKQLKRTFLGFDLSTQKLKAVLLGSSLEVVAAAEVKFDTDLPEFRTTGGANAGPNKNEYFVQPVMWVKAMDIVLDRLVMQQADLSTVAAISGSGQQHGSLYWSKHGINTLQNLDSEKFLHGQIDDSAFVVNRTPIWMDATTTKQCLEMEMAVGGKLNMVELTGSKCYERFTGPQIRKIYQQRCHAYEEANRISLVSSFISSLFLGSVAPIDFSDGSGMNLLDIRKKNWSKECLNVCAPDLDKRLDIPVSPNTILGNVSPYFVERFSFSPDCKVAASTGDNPSALSGMLVGSSWLTISLGTSDTLMMSFKEPLNWEEGHVLCHPTETEEFMGLLCFRNASLVREEMNKKTTGGNWDKFNEYLESTPRGNFGNMAVHFNDMEIIPKAQGVLRWNKEMDPSSLEAARGVIKFSSPQIEIRALVEGQMLHHRAVAEDLGYEFGPETQILVTGGASVNKSILQTIADVFNAPVHIQDEGYEAALLGAAYRAAYTLYLHEVGEEETPLCYRDYILSLTSNKLNLVCEPHKDSEEIYAPMLLRYREMARILSNPNT encoded by the exons ATGGGTCCGCCGAAGCAGCTGAAACGAACCTTCCTTGGCTTCGACTTGAGCACGCAAAAG CTCAAGGCCGTCCTGCTGGGCTCCAGTTTGGAGGTGGTTGCCGCGGCGGAAGTGAAATTCGACACCGATTTGCCGGAGTTTCGGACCACCGGAGGAGCCAATGCCGGACCCAACAAAAATGA ATACTTTGTGCAGCCAGTGATGTGGGTGAAGGCCATGGACATTGTCCTGGACCGACTGGTGATGCAACAGGCTGATCTTAGTACCGTAGCAGCCATCAGTGGCTCCGGACAGCAGCACGGATCGCTCTACTGGTCCAAGCATGGAATCAACACGCTGCAAAACCTCGATTCCGAAAAGTTCCTTCACGGACAAATCGACGACTCCGCCTTTGTGGTTAATCGTACTCCAATTTGGATGgacgccaccaccaccaaacAGTGCCTAGAGATGGAGATGGCCGTTGGCGGCAAACTTAACATGGTGGAACTGACGGGCTCCAAATGCTACGAACGCTTTACAGGTCCCCAGATCCGGAAGATATATCAGCAACGCTGCCACGCCTACGAAGAGGCCAATCGAATCTCATTGGTCAGCAGTTTTATATCATCGCTTTTTCTGGGCTCTGTCGCTCCAATTGACTTCAGTGATGGATCCGGCATGAATCTGCTGGACATCCGCAAAAAGAACTGGTCCAAAGAATGCCTGAATGTCTGTGCACCCGATCTGGACAAGCGCCTGGACATTCCGGTCAGTCCCAATACGATTTTGGGAAACGTCTCCCCGTACTTTGTGGAGCGCTTTAGTTTTTCGCCCGATTGCAAAGTGGCTGCTAGCACGGGAGACAATCCTTCGGCGCTGTCTGGGATGTTGGTGGGCAGCAGCTGGCTTACCATTTCCCTCGGCACCAGTGACACCCTAATGATGAGCTTCAAGGAGCCGCTAAACTGGGAAGAGGGTCATGTACTCTGTCATCCAACCGAAACGGAAGAATTCATGGGTCTTCTATG ttttagaaATGCTTCATTGGTCCGCGAGGAAATGAACAAGAAGACAACCGGCGGCAATTGGGATAAATTCAATGAGTATCTCGAGTCCACGCCACGTGGAAACTTTGGGAACATGGCCGTACACTTTAACGATATGGAAATAATTCCAAAGGCACAGGGTGTTCTGCGATGGAACAAGGAAATGGATCCCAGTTCCCTGGAGGCGGCTAGGGGTGTTATCAA ATTTAGCTCGCCCCAAATCGAAATTCGAGCTCTAGTTGAAGGCCAGATGCTGCATCACCGGGCTGTGGCTGAAGATCTTGGCTACGAATTCGGACCCGAGACCCAAATCCTTGTTACAGGAGGCGCATCTGTTAACAAATCCATCCTGCAAACAATTGCCGATGTGTTCAATGCTCCCGTCCATATCCAG GACGAAGGATATGAGGCCGCCCTACTGGGAGCCGCTTACCGAGCCGCCTATACTCTGTACCTTCATGAGGTGGGTGAAGAAGAGACGCCTCTCTGTTACCGAGATTATATTCTAAGTCTGACCAGCAACAAGCTGAACCTTGTCTGCGAACCACACAAGGACAGTGAGGAGATCTACGCTCCAATGCTACTAAGATATCGCGAAATGGCGCGCATTCTGTCCAATCCAAACACATAA
- the LOC6536680 gene encoding ER membrane protein complex subunit 2, which produces MSLNYEKMSWSDVRDQFRTWREETGRHSEEVVQLWVAVLEDKVQKTGNERHLILEQVIIAALDTARFDIATQCTKQLALEFPGSLRVMKFKAMRYEALEQYDEADEVLDAIIAKDETNAAPRKRKIAILKARGRRLEAIKELSEYLKKFMSDQEAWHELCNMYLAEGEFGKAAFCMEEVLLHNPHSHLIHQRLAEIRYTMGGVENIESARTYYSQALKLNPHNLRALYGIYLCCNHLDNSRAVSSKRKELQKLGQWALEQILTKKTIVPLEAAFGNLEIKSN; this is translated from the exons ATGTCGCTAAACTATGAGAAGATGAGCTGGTCGG ATGTGCGGGATCAGTTCAGAACGTGGCGCGAGGAGACCGGTCGCCACAGCGAGGAGGTGGTCCAGCTGTGGGTTGCTGTGCTGGAGGACAAGGTGCAGAAGACCGGCAACGAGCGGCATCTCATCCTGGAGCAGGTGATCATCGCGGCATTGGACACGGCTCGCTTTGACATCGCCACCCAGTGCACCAAGCAGCTGGCCCTGGAGTTCCCGGGCAGCCTGCGCGTGATGAAGTTCAAAGCGATGCGCTACGAGGCTCTGGAGCAGTACGATGAGGCTGACGAGGTCCTGGACGCAATCATTGCTAAGGACGAGACAAATGCCGCGCCCAGGAAGCGCAAGATTGCCATCCTCAAGGCCCGAGGTCGTCGGCTGGAGGCCATCAAGGAGCTCAGCGAGTATCTGAAGAA GTTCATGTCTGACCAGGAGGCATGGCACGAGCTGTGCAACATGTATCTGGCCGAGGGTGAGTTTGGCAAAGCCGCTTTCTGCATGGAGGAGGTTTTGCTCCACAATCCCCATAGCCATCTAATACACCAGCGCTTGGCGGAAATACGCTACACAATG GGAGGCGTCGAGAATATTGAATCGGCTCGCACTTACTATTCGCAGGCGCTGAAGCTTAACCCGCATAACTTGAGGGCCCTTTATGGAATTTACTTGTGCTGCAACCACTTGGACAACTCCCGAGCTGTGAGCTCCAAGCGAAAGGAGCTGCAGAAGTTGGGTCAGTGGGCCCTCGAACaaattttgacaaaaaaaacGATTGTACCATTGGAGGCTGCCTTTGGAAACCTggaaatcaaatcgaattga
- the LOC6536682 gene encoding uncharacterized protein LOC6536682 codes for MSGTSTSERSNSEDSPSNPCLTEVLRNCANIQSLESLNYEYNDVLLSESNEGKMITPNPYSFSGNISISSCPSEDVSFTESILEDNGRISLAYENLKTIPRRLADKFAAQTKFLDLSHNDFRNLRFLSFFEDLDTLILDRNVNLDINTFPYLPSLRILWINNCDIANITDWIHRIERQCPALDQLSCMGNPGIRTVFGGQGPREYILQVLPQLKYLDGLPTSRSAVHTTLSSSQGQAQDSTSNSEKPPSAHALTFKDIFRPRHSRKSHSGRMYGNGSSTN; via the exons ATGTCTGGAACATCGACCTCTGAACGCTCCAACTCCGAGGACAG CCCATCGAATCCCTGCCTAACGGAGGTGCTCAGGAACTGTGCCAATATCCAGTCCCTGGAGAGCTTGAACTACGAATACAACGACGTGTTGTTAAGCGAATCCAACGAGGGGAAGATGATTACGCCGAATCCGTACTCCTTTAGCGGCAACATATCCATCAGCAGTTGTCCAAGTGAAGATGTTTCATTTACGGAAAGCATCCTGGAGGACAACGGACGCATTTCGCTGGCCTATGAGAACCTGAAGACCATTCCGCGGCGACTGGCCGACAAATTTGCAGCGCAGACGAAGTTTCTCGATTTGAGTCACAATGATTTCCGAAATCTTAgatttctttcctttttcGAGGATCTGGACACTTTAATTCTGGACCGCAACGTAAACCTGGACATAAACACTTTTCCCTATTTGCCGAGCTTAAGGATCTTGTG GATCAACAATTGCGACATAGCGAATATAACCGACTGGATACACCGCATCGAACGGCAGTGTCCTGCGCTGGATCAGCTCTCTTGCATGGGGAATCCTGGCATCCGCACAGTTTTCGGGGGCCAAGGACCCCGCGAGTATATACTGCAGGTGCTTCCCCAGCTAAAATATCTTGATGGACTTCCGACCAGCAGGAGTGCAGTTCATACGACGCTGTCTTCCTCACAAGGACAGGCTCAGGACTCCACCAGCAATTCGGAAAAGCCACCATCCGCCCACGCACTCACTTTCAAGGACATCTTCCGACCAAGGCATTCCAGAAAATCGCACAGCGGACGCATGTACGGCAACGGCTCCTCCACAAATTGA